In Corynebacterium sp. P4-C1, the sequence CTCCGCGCCGTGGAAAACCGCGAGCAGGATTGCCAGGTCCGTCGGGGAATCCGTCGCGGCCGGGAAGGTCACAGCACCGACGCCGAGGTCCTGGATGCGCTCGAGACCCGCCGCGTGCCCATCCGGATCAGCCGGGAGAATCACCCGGGCATCGCCGCGCAAGTTGTCCGAGGAGATATCTGCCGGATCCCCGACGATGAAGTCGCATGTGTAGCCCAAGTCCAGCAGCGTGTCCGCCGCGGCGCCGACACCGATGATCACAGGCTGGAATTCACGGATGAAGTGGCGCAGGTGCTCGACACGCTCACGGGTGCCGTCAGACGGGCTGACAACCAGCACCTTTCGGCCGTCCATGGAATCACCGAGTTCGGGGACGCCGACACCGTCGACAAGCAAGGGCGATTCAGTGTGGATGAACTCGATGGTGTTGCCGAAGTACGCCTCCATGTGGTCGACGAGGTGCTGCTGCGACTCGTCGAAAGCGGAGTCGGCCACGGCACGATCGAGTGCATCGGCGCGGGCGATCGACTTCTTGCCGGCCAGCACCTCGCCGTCGGTGGTCACCGACCCCTTCTTGCCGTCGCGGAAAGCACCGCGGGTGGCTGCGCCGGCATTCTCGAGGAGGGGGATGCCGGCATCGAGAAGCAGCTGCGGGCCGTAATTCGGGATGCTACCGGTGGAGAACTGCGCGATATTGACCACCGCGGCAGGGCGTTTGTCCACAAGCGTCTGGGCTTCGCGGCGCGTCATGTCCGGCGCATCGACGATCGCGATGTCGCCCTCGCTGAGTTTGCGCAGACCTTTACCCTGCGGGGTGCAGTCGCGCAGCGCGCCGGTAATGGTCTCGGCGATAGCGGGCTTCGCCGTTTTTGCCGGTTTTGCCAGCTTCGCGGCGGAGGAAGTACGGGAAGTTGAGCTCATGGGTCACGATTGTGCCCGTTGGCGCAGGGTATTCGGTGAAGGCGCGCGGAGAAAGCCCCGGATAAAACAGGCGACTGGTTAAGCGCGGAAAGCCTCGACGTCGGCGCGGGCCTTGTCGAGCAGCTCCGCCGCGTGCGCGCGCCCGGACGCGGAATCGTCCATACCCGCCAGCATGCGCGCTAGTTCGTCGACGCGCTCCTCGCCGGACAGTTCACGGACACCGGACGTGACGGTCTCGTCCCCAACGTTCTTGGACACGTGCAGGTGGTTATCGGCGTACGCGGCGACCTGCGGCAGGTGCGTGACCACAATGACTTGGTTGTTCAGCGCCAAGCGCGCGAGCCGCCGGCCGATCTCCACGGCAGCGCGCCCGCCGACACCGGCATCGACCTCGTCGAAGACCAGGGAGGCACCGCCGCGCCGGGCAGAGAGAATTACCTCGAGGGCGAGCATGACGCGGGAGAGTTCGCCGCCGGAAGCGCTCGACGCCAGTGGTTGCGGTTCCAGGGCGTCGTTCGGGGCGAGGCGCAGCTCGACGGCATCAGCCCCGTCGCGGTCGTAGTCCTGCTTGCCGACGTCCACCGTCAGCCGCGCCTTCGGCATCGCCAAGCCGCGCAACTCCCCTGTGACCGCCTCGGCGAGCTTTCCCGCTGCGGCCGTGCGCGCCTTGGTGAGCTTCGCCGCGCGGGACACCATCGCTTTGTTGGCAGTGGCTACTTCCTTCTTCAGCTTTTCCAGTGCTTCGGCCGAGGTGTCGATCGATTCCAGGCGCGCCTGTGCTCTATCCCGCCACTTCAGCACACCGGCGATATCCGGGGCATATTTGCGCGTCAGGTTTTTGAGTTCCTGTTGGCGTTGCAAGAGGCGCTCGAGTTCCTCCGGGTCGCTAGGCAGCTCCGACAGGTACATTCCCAGCTCCCCCGACACGTCCGACAGCACTGAGGCGACATCGTTCAACTGCCCTCCGAGTGCGCGGAGCTGCTCGTCGCTGGATCCGCTCAGCGCGCTAGCGGCGCGGCCGACGAGGTCGGAGGCGGTGTCCTCTTCAGCGGCGAACTCGCCGATTGCGCCCGCCCCGTCGATCGAGACGATCGCTTCCTGGGCCGCTTCCCGCAGCGCGTCAACGTCCTGCAGGCGGTTGACCGACGCGACCAGCTCGGTGTCCTCGCCGACCTCAGGCGCGACCTCGTCGATCTCCGCCACGGCAAAAGTGAGGCGGTCAACTTCCTGGGCGAGCTCGCGGCGCTTGTTCACGCGCTCTTCGAGGTCCTTGCTCACCTTCCGCCAGTGCGTGTAGGCCTCCCGGTAGTGCTCCTTCAGCGGCGCGATCTTCGGGTCATAGGAATCCAAGGCAGCCAGCTGTTCCGCCGGCGACAGCAGGCGCAGTTGGTCGTTCTGCCCGTGAATGGCGAGCAGTTCCCCGGTGAACCGGCTCAGAGTCGCGGCGGGCACTGTGCGGCCGCCGAGGTGCGCGCGGGAGCGGCCAGTTGATTTCACGGTGCGGGCCACGAGGTACTCGCCGTTCTCGTCGGCGGCGGCTCCCGCTTCGTCGAGAAGCTCTGTGACGGCGGCGCGGGCGACGTCGTCAAGCGAATCTGCGTTGAACGCTCCCTCGACTCCCGCCTGCTGCGCGCCCGTGCGTACCTTAGACGCGTCGGCGCGGCCGCCGGTGAGCAGGCGCAATCCAGTGACGACCATCGTCTTGCCGGCGCCTGTCTCGCCGGTGAGGACGTTGAGGCCGGGGGCGAACTCGACGTGCGAATGCGGGATGACGCCGAGGTTGTCGATCGAGATTTCTACGAGCATGCAGACCTTCAGCGGCGGGTAACAG encodes:
- the steA gene encoding putative cytokinetic ring protein SteA, which translates into the protein MSSTSRTSSAAKLAKPAKTAKPAIAETITGALRDCTPQGKGLRKLSEGDIAIVDAPDMTRREAQTLVDKRPAAVVNIAQFSTGSIPNYGPQLLLDAGIPLLENAGAATRGAFRDGKKGSVTTDGEVLAGKKSIARADALDRAVADSAFDESQQHLVDHMEAYFGNTIEFIHTESPLLVDGVGVPELGDSMDGRKVLVVSPSDGTRERVEHLRHFIREFQPVIIGVGAAADTLLDLGYTCDFIVGDPADISSDNLRGDARVILPADPDGHAAGLERIQDLGVGAVTFPAATDSPTDLAILLAVFHGAETIITAGDSVDLDRIFAGSGDATPAAMLTRLKAGNRIVDSRVIENLYVKTSSGAGIAWAWAILGLLVAVATVILIVGLVGNGSFVDNLVDTWNNFALTVQNVFTR
- the recN gene encoding DNA repair protein RecN, which codes for MLVEISIDNLGVIPHSHVEFAPGLNVLTGETGAGKTMVVTGLRLLTGGRADASKVRTGAQQAGVEGAFNADSLDDVARAAVTELLDEAGAAADENGEYLVARTVKSTGRSRAHLGGRTVPAATLSRFTGELLAIHGQNDQLRLLSPAEQLAALDSYDPKIAPLKEHYREAYTHWRKVSKDLEERVNKRRELAQEVDRLTFAVAEIDEVAPEVGEDTELVASVNRLQDVDALREAAQEAIVSIDGAGAIGEFAAEEDTASDLVGRAASALSGSSDEQLRALGGQLNDVASVLSDVSGELGMYLSELPSDPEELERLLQRQQELKNLTRKYAPDIAGVLKWRDRAQARLESIDTSAEALEKLKKEVATANKAMVSRAAKLTKARTAAAGKLAEAVTGELRGLAMPKARLTVDVGKQDYDRDGADAVELRLAPNDALEPQPLASSASGGELSRVMLALEVILSARRGGASLVFDEVDAGVGGRAAVEIGRRLARLALNNQVIVVTHLPQVAAYADNHLHVSKNVGDETVTSGVRELSGEERVDELARMLAGMDDSASGRAHAAELLDKARADVEAFRA